One segment of Xanthomonas oryzae pv. oryzae DNA contains the following:
- a CDS encoding trypsin-like serine peptidase, protein MSHKNAMYLALFSAISGTAMAAPPTEMDAAPVTAAPQAARLGAATLQSASLRGGILPTRVVQLAAPTSTEMSHVRERRIAQVKHGQPLQIGFSRAVTQPLVNLSKLDWQMAADGSRVASLKVSSAQAASLRASLVLRGVGATPGDPSKVTLRFAGNDGRVFAQSGASFTTSGNDIGWSPTVSGEDLLIELSLPAGLYPENFSLSIPQLSHLDISPTASRRDMMTIATGESGSCENDIVCRANPTSGFTNAANAVARILFTTSEGTFVCTGTLLNNSNSPKRHLFWTAAHCISTQTVAETLQTYWFYDAAKCNGKTASLQATTLTGGAFLRHANTRRDTALLELKTAPPSGAFYAAWNSAAIGSTSTSIVGIHHPAGDVKKYSLGTVTALSSSIDGKKPLYRVVWSDGTTEGGSSGSGLFTVASDGAYQLRGSLYGGFAQCTAQTAPDYYSRFSDVYSTISTYFGQ, encoded by the coding sequence ATGAGTCACAAGAACGCGATGTACCTGGCGCTGTTTTCCGCTATTTCCGGCACCGCAATGGCAGCTCCGCCCACCGAGATGGATGCAGCGCCGGTGACCGCCGCGCCGCAGGCCGCCAGACTCGGTGCGGCCACGTTGCAGTCGGCAAGTTTGCGTGGTGGCATCCTGCCCACGCGCGTGGTGCAACTCGCCGCGCCCACCAGCACCGAGATGAGCCATGTGCGTGAGCGCCGCATTGCGCAGGTCAAGCATGGGCAGCCGTTGCAGATCGGTTTCTCGCGTGCAGTGACGCAGCCGCTGGTGAACCTGTCCAAGCTCGATTGGCAGATGGCCGCCGATGGTTCACGCGTCGCCAGCTTGAAAGTCAGCTCCGCACAGGCGGCATCGCTGCGTGCATCGCTGGTCTTGCGTGGCGTCGGCGCAACGCCTGGCGACCCATCCAAGGTGACGCTGCGCTTCGCCGGCAACGACGGTCGCGTGTTCGCGCAATCCGGTGCCAGCTTTACGACCAGCGGCAACGACATCGGTTGGTCGCCAACGGTGAGCGGCGAGGATCTGTTGATTGAACTGTCGCTGCCAGCAGGCCTGTACCCGGAGAATTTCAGCCTGAGCATTCCGCAGCTGTCGCATCTGGACATCAGCCCCACCGCCAGTCGGCGCGACATGATGACAATCGCCACCGGCGAGAGCGGTTCCTGTGAGAACGACATCGTCTGCCGTGCCAACCCCACAAGCGGCTTCACCAATGCTGCAAATGCGGTGGCGCGCATTCTATTCACCACCAGCGAAGGCACGTTCGTGTGCACCGGCACGCTGCTCAACAACAGCAATTCGCCCAAGCGCCATCTGTTCTGGACCGCAGCGCATTGCATCAGCACGCAAACCGTGGCCGAAACGCTGCAAACGTATTGGTTCTACGATGCCGCCAAATGCAATGGCAAAACGGCCAGTTTGCAGGCAACCACGTTGACGGGTGGCGCGTTTCTGCGGCATGCCAACACCAGGCGCGATACCGCATTGCTGGAGCTGAAAACCGCACCACCAAGCGGCGCGTTCTATGCAGCATGGAACAGCGCGGCGATCGGTTCCACCAGCACCTCGATTGTCGGCATCCATCACCCAGCTGGCGACGTCAAGAAGTATTCGCTGGGAACGGTCACTGCGCTGAGCAGCTCCATCGATGGCAAGAAGCCGCTTTATCGCGTGGTCTGGAGCGACGGCACCACCGAAGGCGGCTCATCCGGCTCCGGCCTATTCACCGTCGCTAGCGATGGCGCCTACCAGCTGCGCGGCAGCCTGTACGGCGGCTTTGCGCAATGCACCGCGCAGACGGCTCCGGATTACTACTCGCGCTTCTCGGACGTGTATTCCACCATTTCCACCTACTTCGGCCAGTAA
- a CDS encoding tryptophan halogenase family protein, translated as MTQAQIRKVVIAGGGTAGWITACALSHQFRGLLDITLVESEQIGTVGVGESTVPPIRTFHRFLQIDEQEFLRAVAGTFKLSISFEHWRAQGERYIHPFGITGQSTLVCAFHHLWLESQRRGMPGSFGDYCLETVASRVDRFALYGEPAVNYAYHLDAALYAKFLRARSEACGVKRIEGKIQQVTVQPHSGDVASVVLEDGHVIEGDLFIDCSGFRGLLIEQTLHTGYEDWSHWLPCDRAVAVQTEAVGPPVPYTRAIAHEAGWRWHIPLQHRVGNGLVFSSKHLSDDQAHAKLLHDVAAPAVKDPWMVPFRTGRRRKAWNKNVVSLGLASGFIEPLESTSIHLTISAVVRLLALFPGEGIAPSQVQLFNDVSRAEMEHVRDFVILHYHATQRNEPLWQQCRAMELPESLALRLRAWRERAHAWQGADELFRVDSWTHVLMGQGIEPEQHHPLTRAFSDHDLRRLLDGIAQPIQHAVQQMPSQHAFIERYCKAGAQVWGMRSPVPA; from the coding sequence GTGACTCAGGCTCAGATTCGCAAGGTGGTGATCGCCGGTGGTGGAACGGCCGGCTGGATCACCGCCTGTGCGCTCTCGCATCAATTCCGCGGTTTGCTGGACATCACCCTGGTCGAGTCGGAGCAGATCGGCACCGTGGGCGTAGGCGAATCCACCGTGCCGCCCATCCGCACGTTCCACCGGTTTCTGCAGATCGACGAGCAGGAATTTCTGCGTGCGGTGGCAGGCACCTTCAAGCTATCGATCTCTTTCGAGCATTGGCGTGCCCAGGGTGAGCGCTATATCCATCCGTTCGGCATCACCGGGCAGAGCACCCTGGTGTGCGCCTTCCATCATCTGTGGCTGGAAAGCCAACGCCGCGGCATGCCCGGCAGCTTCGGCGATTACTGCCTGGAAACCGTGGCCTCGCGCGTGGACCGTTTTGCGCTGTACGGCGAGCCGGCGGTCAATTACGCCTATCACCTGGATGCGGCGCTGTACGCGAAGTTCCTGCGCGCACGCAGCGAGGCGTGTGGCGTCAAGCGCATCGAAGGCAAGATCCAGCAGGTGACCGTGCAGCCGCACAGCGGCGATGTCGCCAGCGTGGTGCTGGAAGACGGGCACGTGATCGAAGGCGATCTGTTTATCGACTGCAGCGGCTTCCGCGGCTTGCTGATCGAGCAGACGCTGCATACCGGCTATGAAGACTGGAGCCATTGGCTGCCGTGCGACCGTGCGGTGGCGGTGCAGACCGAAGCCGTCGGCCCGCCGGTGCCGTATACCCGCGCCATCGCACACGAAGCCGGCTGGCGTTGGCATATTCCGTTGCAGCATCGCGTCGGCAACGGCCTGGTGTTTTCGAGCAAGCACCTGTCCGATGACCAAGCGCACGCCAAGTTGTTGCACGATGTCGCCGCGCCTGCAGTGAAAGATCCCTGGATGGTGCCGTTCCGCACCGGCCGCCGGCGCAAGGCCTGGAACAAGAACGTGGTCTCGCTTGGTCTGGCCAGCGGCTTTATCGAGCCGCTGGAATCCACCAGCATCCATCTCACCATCTCTGCGGTGGTGCGGCTGTTGGCGCTGTTTCCGGGTGAGGGCATCGCGCCGTCGCAGGTGCAGCTGTTCAATGACGTCAGCCGCGCCGAAATGGAGCACGTGCGCGACTTCGTCATCTTGCATTACCACGCCACTCAGCGAAACGAACCGTTGTGGCAGCAATGCCGCGCAATGGAACTGCCCGAATCGCTCGCGCTGCGCCTGCGTGCCTGGCGCGAACGCGCGCACGCCTGGCAAGGCGCGGACGAATTGTTCCGTGTCGATTCCTGGACCCACGTGCTGATGGGGCAGGGCATCGAACCCGAGCAGCATCACCCGCTGACGCGCGCATTTTCCGACCACGACCTGCGCCGCCTGCTCGACGGCATCGCCCAGCCGATCCAGCATGCCGTGCAGCAGATGCCGTCGCAGCACGCCTTTATCGAGCGCTATTGCAAGGCGGGCGCACAGGTGTGGGGGATGCGCAGCCCGGTGCCGGCCTAG
- a CDS encoding TonB-dependent receptor — MRRTLNSFKSKAMFTFVGGLLVVNPAFAQDVAPPPAPAPQSSSASATTLDAVNVTAIRNSLNQSMGIKRDAAGVVDAISAEDIGKFPDTNLAESLQRITGISIERRDGEGAQVTARGFGPQFNTVTLNGRLIPGADAFGAPGQTPIGGVDVGTRAFNFAQLASEAITGIEVFKTSRATAPSGGIGATINIQTDKPFNHDGVVANAGAKMVSDRSEPFGDALTPEVSGIFSYTNPEKTFGIGLSASYQKRHGGSVQATENAWNIQRWTGTDPALRPDAVVTNAPAIGQLYGMPNDLRYAFADFQRERMNGQAVMQFAPTDSLTLTLDYTYSANEIREERGEQGIWLQRANSFTDLTFDTGQAVATPVYLRDVPNGAKDFGMEQQRNEQKYTLGSLGFNADWQVSDRFQLSFDAHNSKTQSLPNDPTTGGSATYFSFAGTNNCTNGPYCGGQWGQELWFNNSLPIGARTWYPTAADSLANTNGVVNPAFTPAELGSQVLRIFYQKQVTETKEGRLDGKFDFDDGRFQFGVSSTNTTMQRRISDTNSPLGDWGVANAGNEPGMVALLQPVSITGMFKDFNPTGAASSAWRGDADQLALWGGRQYGATTRYNPQYTADNRVEEKTRAAYVQLEIAGAIAGMTTNTRLGLRYERTDVESTSQVATPTALLWLSNNDFELIRSTDQQPFSEGTSYNYILPNMDFSIDFTDQLKGRASFGQTIARAPYNTLIAGPTPNTPNGSILINPSNRAGGGSQTPTLNPLESDNLDLALEWYFADASYISATFWNKRVSNFIGNTVTRESLYGLTDPTSGPDAQSALAFLQSGACAAQVRAAGNDVASACSANDTSLFAAMALLRNAAATGGLNAYNGSSAQSLALENAYDIAGNASDPLYQFDVSRPINQNKANIHGWELGGQYFFGSTGFGIYANYTIVQGDVAFDNTVIDRDQFALLGLSDTANVMLMYEKYGWSARLAWNWRDEYLIAANQDNANRNPYYVEPYQQFDLSVSYAFNKQLSVGFEAINLTGEDVRWHGRSEKQIIRLIDQQPRYTLGVRYAF, encoded by the coding sequence CCGCAGTCCAGCAGTGCTTCTGCGACCACCCTGGATGCCGTCAACGTGACCGCTATCCGCAACAGCCTCAACCAATCGATGGGCATCAAGCGCGATGCTGCCGGCGTGGTGGATGCGATCAGCGCCGAAGACATCGGCAAGTTTCCGGACACCAACCTGGCCGAATCGCTACAACGCATCACCGGTATTTCCATCGAACGTCGCGATGGCGAAGGCGCACAGGTCACCGCGCGCGGCTTCGGCCCGCAGTTCAACACGGTCACCCTCAACGGCCGCCTGATTCCTGGTGCCGATGCGTTCGGTGCGCCCGGCCAGACGCCGATCGGCGGTGTGGATGTCGGCACGCGCGCCTTCAACTTCGCCCAGCTCGCTTCCGAAGCCATCACCGGCATCGAGGTGTTCAAGACCAGCCGCGCGACTGCGCCTAGCGGCGGTATCGGCGCGACGATCAACATCCAGACCGACAAGCCGTTCAATCACGACGGCGTGGTGGCCAATGCGGGCGCCAAGATGGTGTCGGACCGCTCCGAGCCCTTCGGCGATGCGCTCACCCCGGAAGTATCGGGCATCTTCAGCTATACCAATCCGGAAAAGACCTTTGGTATCGGCTTGAGCGCCAGTTACCAGAAGCGCCACGGCGGTTCGGTGCAGGCCACCGAAAACGCCTGGAATATCCAGCGCTGGACCGGCACCGACCCGGCGCTGCGCCCGGACGCGGTGGTGACCAATGCCCCCGCGATCGGCCAGTTGTATGGCATGCCCAACGATCTGCGCTACGCCTTCGCCGATTTCCAACGCGAACGCATGAACGGCCAGGCGGTGATGCAGTTCGCGCCCACCGACAGCCTGACCCTGACCCTGGATTACACCTATTCGGCCAATGAAATTCGCGAAGAGCGCGGCGAGCAGGGCATCTGGCTGCAGCGCGCCAACAGCTTCACCGATCTGACCTTCGATACCGGCCAGGCCGTTGCCACGCCGGTCTATCTGCGCGATGTGCCCAACGGCGCGAAGGACTTCGGCATGGAGCAACAGCGCAACGAACAGAAGTACACGCTCGGCTCATTGGGCTTCAACGCGGATTGGCAAGTGAGCGATCGCTTCCAGCTGAGTTTCGATGCGCACAATTCGAAGACGCAAAGCCTGCCCAACGACCCGACCACGGGCGGCAGCGCGACCTACTTCAGCTTCGCCGGCACCAACAACTGCACCAATGGGCCGTACTGCGGCGGCCAATGGGGACAGGAACTGTGGTTCAACAATTCCTTGCCGATCGGCGCACGCACCTGGTATCCCACCGCAGCCGATTCGCTGGCAAACACCAATGGCGTGGTCAATCCCGCTTTCACGCCTGCCGAGCTCGGCTCGCAGGTGCTGCGCATTTTCTACCAGAAGCAGGTGACCGAAACCAAGGAAGGGCGCCTGGACGGCAAGTTCGACTTTGACGACGGGCGTTTCCAGTTTGGCGTGAGCTCGACCAACACCACCATGCAGCGCCGTATCAGCGATACCAACTCGCCGCTGGGCGATTGGGGCGTGGCCAATGCAGGCAACGAGCCGGGAATGGTCGCGCTGCTGCAACCGGTGAGCATCACGGGCATGTTCAAGGATTTCAATCCCACCGGCGCCGCGTCCAGTGCATGGCGTGGCGATGCCGATCAGTTGGCTCTGTGGGGAGGACGCCAGTACGGCGCGACCACGCGCTACAACCCGCAATACACGGCCGATAACCGGGTGGAAGAAAAGACCCGCGCGGCCTACGTGCAGTTGGAAATTGCCGGTGCCATCGCCGGGATGACCACCAACACGCGCCTGGGTCTGCGCTACGAGCGCACCGACGTGGAATCCACCTCGCAGGTGGCCACGCCGACCGCGCTGCTGTGGCTGTCCAACAACGATTTCGAGTTGATCCGTTCCACCGACCAGCAGCCTTTCAGCGAGGGGACCAGCTACAACTACATCCTTCCGAACATGGACTTCAGCATCGATTTCACCGATCAGCTGAAAGGTCGTGCCTCGTTCGGTCAGACCATTGCGCGCGCGCCGTATAACACTCTCATCGCCGGCCCCACGCCCAATACCCCTAACGGCTCGATCCTGATCAACCCGTCCAACCGCGCCGGTGGCGGCTCGCAGACGCCCACCCTCAATCCGTTGGAATCGGACAACCTCGATCTGGCCCTGGAGTGGTATTTCGCTGACGCCAGCTACATCTCAGCGACGTTCTGGAATAAGCGCGTGAGCAATTTCATCGGCAATACCGTCACGCGTGAATCGCTGTACGGACTGACCGATCCCACCTCGGGACCGGATGCTCAGAGCGCGCTGGCGTTCCTGCAAAGCGGTGCCTGCGCCGCCCAGGTGCGCGCAGCGGGTAACGACGTCGCCAGTGCCTGTTCGGCCAACGACACCTCGCTGTTCGCGGCAATGGCCTTGCTACGCAATGCGGCTGCGACCGGCGGGCTGAATGCCTATAACGGCAGTTCGGCGCAGAGCCTGGCGCTGGAGAACGCCTACGATATCGCCGGCAATGCCTCCGACCCGTTGTATCAGTTCGACGTGTCGCGGCCGATCAACCAGAACAAGGCCAACATCCACGGCTGGGAACTGGGTGGGCAGTACTTCTTCGGCAGCACCGGTTTCGGCATCTACGCCAACTACACCATCGTTCAAGGGGATGTGGCGTTCGACAACACCGTGATCGACCGCGATCAGTTCGCGTTGCTCGGTCTGAGCGACACCGCCAACGTCATGCTGATGTACGAGAAGTATGGCTGGAGCGCACGCCTGGCCTGGAACTGGCGTGACGAGTACCTGATCGCTGCCAACCAGGACAATGCCAACCGCAACCCGTATTACGTGGAGCCCTACCAGCAGTTCGACCTCAGCGTCAGCTACGCATTCAACAAGCAGCTGTCGGTTGGCTTCGAGGCGATCAACCTGACCGGTGAAGATGTGCGCTGGCATGGTCGTTCGGAAAAGCAGATCATCCGCTTGATCGACCAGCAGCCGCGTTACACGCTGGGTGTGCGGTACGCGTTCTGA
- a CDS encoding SapC family protein: protein MTRYAVLNNVAHHDLRVILRFGAEFGDAVGVVPAFVTEYAELQREYPLFFRKDPAGSGYQSVALLGFAQDENLFLQDGRWNASYLPGIVAKGPFLIGFQEQHIDGALVQEPVIHVDLEHPRISRREGEAVFLPQGGHSPYLQHIIGVLRGIREGVDAGQAMAAAFDALGLIQPVRLDVALDASHATQLQGVFAIDRERLAALDAQALHQLHQAGYLEGAFLMLASLHNVRRLMAEKQRRLQQSHSDAVAA from the coding sequence ATGACGCGATATGCAGTGCTCAACAACGTGGCGCATCACGACTTGCGCGTGATCCTGCGCTTTGGTGCCGAATTCGGCGATGCGGTCGGCGTGGTGCCGGCGTTCGTCACCGAATACGCCGAGCTGCAGCGCGAGTACCCGCTGTTCTTCCGCAAGGACCCGGCTGGGAGTGGTTACCAGTCCGTGGCGCTGCTGGGCTTCGCACAGGACGAAAACCTGTTTCTGCAGGACGGGCGCTGGAACGCCAGCTACCTCCCGGGCATCGTCGCCAAGGGGCCGTTCTTGATCGGTTTCCAGGAGCAGCACATTGACGGCGCGTTGGTGCAGGAACCGGTGATCCATGTCGACCTGGAGCATCCGCGCATCAGCCGTCGCGAGGGCGAGGCGGTGTTCCTGCCGCAAGGCGGTCACAGCCCGTATCTGCAGCACATCATTGGTGTGCTGCGCGGCATCCGCGAGGGCGTGGACGCGGGACAAGCGATGGCGGCTGCCTTCGACGCGCTGGGCCTGATCCAGCCGGTGCGCCTGGACGTCGCACTGGATGCCAGCCACGCCACGCAGTTGCAGGGGGTGTTCGCCATCGACCGCGAGCGGCTTGCCGCACTGGATGCACAAGCGCTGCATCAGTTGCATCAGGCCGGCTATCTGGAAGGTGCCTTCCTGATGCTGGCATCGCTGCACAATGTGCGCCGGCTGATGGCCGAGAAACAGCGCCGCCTGCAGCAGTCGCACAGCGACGCTGTTGCCGCGTAG
- a CDS encoding MBL fold metallo-hydrolase encodes MTAFQPSRSRRALLRTALTASALTALGQLGAAPSSTRHAPAKPDPAPAASFPAKGSVLVLLGTKGGPTPSALRAAAANALVIDGQPYLIDCGNGVAQQLAKAGIRLPMLRDIFLTHHHSDHNADLLNVVWLAWASGLHTAVHLYGPPGIARMVDAFVEMNAIDIEARIREEGRPPFKARIHVHEFDQPGTVLTNDQVTVTATLVDHYTLRPAFAYRFEARDRSVVFSGDTRYLPALAEFAKDTDILVHEVMYLPALQKMLQTNDNAPTLLDHLLKSHSTSEEVGKIAAAAKAKMLVLNHFVPGGDASITDAMWSEGARTHYAGPIVVGKDLMRL; translated from the coding sequence ATGACCGCATTCCAGCCATCCCGCTCCCGCCGCGCGCTGCTGCGCACTGCACTAACTGCAAGTGCGCTGACGGCGTTGGGGCAGCTTGGTGCTGCGCCGTCGTCCACACGACACGCGCCTGCCAAGCCCGACCCCGCGCCGGCAGCATCTTTCCCGGCCAAGGGCAGCGTCCTGGTGCTGCTGGGTACCAAGGGTGGCCCGACGCCTTCGGCCTTGCGGGCGGCGGCGGCCAATGCGCTAGTGATCGACGGGCAGCCGTATCTCATCGATTGCGGCAACGGCGTGGCGCAGCAATTGGCCAAGGCCGGCATCCGCCTGCCGATGCTGCGCGATATCTTCCTGACCCATCACCACTCGGACCACAACGCCGATCTGCTCAACGTGGTGTGGCTGGCCTGGGCCAGTGGCCTGCACACGGCAGTGCATCTCTACGGCCCACCCGGCATCGCCAGGATGGTGGATGCATTTGTAGAGATGAATGCCATCGACATCGAGGCACGCATCCGTGAGGAAGGCCGGCCGCCGTTCAAAGCACGCATTCATGTGCACGAGTTCGACCAGCCTGGCACTGTGCTGACAAACGATCAGGTCACCGTGACCGCCACGCTGGTGGACCATTACACGCTCAGGCCGGCATTTGCGTACCGGTTCGAAGCGCGCGACCGCAGCGTGGTGTTCTCCGGCGATACGCGCTACCTGCCCGCGCTGGCCGAGTTCGCAAAGGACACCGACATCCTGGTGCACGAGGTGATGTATCTACCCGCGCTGCAGAAGATGCTTCAGACCAACGACAACGCGCCCACGTTGCTGGACCATTTGCTCAAAAGCCATTCCACCAGCGAAGAGGTCGGCAAAATTGCGGCTGCGGCGAAGGCGAAGATGCTCGTACTCAATCACTTCGTCCCTGGTGGCGATGCGTCCATCACCGATGCGATGTGGAGCGAAGGCGCGCGCACGCATTACGCCGGGCCGATCGTGGTGGGCAAGGATTTGATGCGACTGTAG
- a CDS encoding cupin-like domain-containing protein: protein MAARATNLFVTAGTAIAERSDGGPDALPLAELCDAAEPVVLRGVARNWSLVQAGLRSAEEAMALLRAHDTGRALQYSYGSPEIGSRPFYRDDCSALNVEVQRGTLSALLDAIAAHRDDVQPPTYYLASLPVDGNLPGLHAHNNLDVAANGSPVQPSIWIGNRVIASCHYDALDNLACCVVGQRRFTLFPPEQVAHLYPGPLDPTPGGQVVSMVDFATPDLQRFPRFIDALPHARSVVLEPGDALFIPSMWWHHVESLHPFNVLVNYWWSSAPTHLPGGMPALYHALWALRDRPAAEKQAWRALFDYYVFGPAEQAGEHLPEPARHALGPINPMLSRQLRAMLIGKLNR, encoded by the coding sequence ATGGCCGCACGCGCCACCAATCTATTTGTCACCGCAGGCACCGCCATCGCCGAGCGTAGCGATGGCGGGCCCGACGCATTGCCGCTTGCGGAACTTTGCGATGCCGCCGAGCCGGTGGTGCTGCGTGGCGTTGCGCGCAACTGGTCGCTGGTGCAAGCCGGGCTGCGCAGCGCAGAGGAGGCGATGGCGCTGTTGCGCGCGCACGATACCGGCCGGGCCCTGCAGTATTCCTATGGCAGCCCGGAGATCGGCAGCCGCCCGTTCTATCGCGACGATTGCAGCGCGTTGAACGTTGAGGTGCAGCGCGGCACCCTGAGCGCGTTGCTGGATGCCATCGCGGCACATCGCGATGATGTGCAGCCGCCCACCTATTACCTGGCTTCGTTGCCGGTGGATGGCAACCTGCCTGGGTTGCACGCGCACAACAATTTGGATGTCGCTGCCAACGGCAGCCCCGTGCAGCCCAGCATCTGGATCGGTAACCGCGTGATCGCTTCGTGTCACTACGATGCGCTGGATAATCTGGCGTGCTGCGTGGTGGGGCAACGGCGGTTTACGCTGTTTCCGCCGGAACAGGTCGCCCATCTCTACCCCGGTCCGCTCGATCCCACGCCGGGCGGGCAAGTGGTCAGCATGGTCGATTTCGCCACCCCGGATCTGCAGCGATTTCCGCGTTTTATCGATGCCTTGCCGCATGCGCGCAGCGTGGTGCTGGAACCGGGTGATGCGTTATTTATCCCCAGCATGTGGTGGCATCACGTCGAATCGCTGCATCCGTTCAACGTGCTGGTCAATTACTGGTGGAGCAGCGCGCCGACGCACCTGCCTGGCGGAATGCCGGCGCTGTATCACGCGCTTTGGGCCCTTCGCGACCGCCCTGCCGCGGAGAAACAGGCGTGGCGCGCGTTGTTCGATTACTACGTGTTCGGCCCGGCCGAGCAGGCCGGCGAACATCTGCCCGAACCGGCACGCCATGCACTCGGCCCGATCAACCCCATGCTGTCGCGGCAGCTGCGCGCCATGCTGATCGGCAAATTGAACCGCTGA